In Aquila chrysaetos chrysaetos chromosome 10, bAquChr1.4, whole genome shotgun sequence, the following proteins share a genomic window:
- the ANKFY1 gene encoding rabankyrin-5 isoform X1 gives MAEEEVAKLEKHLMLLRQEYVKLQKKLVDTERRCNLLAAEANQDNASDTFITRLLAIVAELYQQEQYSDLKIKVGDKHISAHKFVLAARSDTWSLANLASTEELDLSDADPEVTMAMLRWIYTDELELREDDIFLTELMKLANKFQLQLLRERCEKGVMSLVNVRNCIRFYQTAEELNASTLLNYCAEIIASHWDDLRKEDFSSMSAQLLYKMFKSKTDYPLHKAIKVEREDVVFLYLIEMDSQLPGKLNELDHNGDLALDLALAQRLESIATTLVNYKADIDRADKGGWSLLHKAIQRGDKFAANFLIKNGARVNAATLGDQETPLHLVASYNPKKHLPDVMVEMAQIAESLLQAGANPNMQDNKGRTPLHVSIVVRNEPVFSQLLQCKQLDLELKDHEGSTALWLAVQYITVSSDQSVNPFEDAPVVNGTSFDENSFAARLIQRGSNTDAPDTLTGNCLLQRAAGAGNEAASLFLATHGAKVNHQNKWGETPLHTACRHGLANLTAELLQQGANPNIQTAEAVLGQKDASSPTAENVYLQTPLHMAIAYNHPDVVSVILEQKANALHATNNLQIIPDFSLKDSRDQTVLGLALWTGMHTIAAQLLGSGASINDTMSDGQTLLHMAIQRQDSKSALFLLEHQADINVRTQDGETALQLAIKNQLPLVVDAICTRGADMSVPDEKGNPPLWLALESNLEDIASTLVRHGCDSTCWGSGPSGCLQTLLHRAIDENSEQIACFLIRSGCDVNSPRKPGPNGEGEEEAHDGQTPLHLAACWGLEEVIQCLLEFGANVNAQDAEGRTPIHVAISNQHNVIIQLMISHPDIKLNVRDRQGMTPFACAMTYKNNKAAEAILKREPGAAEQVDNKGRNFLHVAVQNSDIESVLFLISVQANVNSRVQDASKLTPLHLAVQAGSEIIVRNLLLAGAQVNELTKHRQTALHLAAQQDLPTICSVLLENGVDFAAVDENGNNALHLAVMHGRLNNIRVLLTECNVDAEAFNIRGQSPMHILGQYGKDNAAAICDLFLECMPEYPLDKPDAEGNTVLLLAYMKGNANLCRAIVRAGARLGVNNNQGVNIFNYQVATKQLLFRLLDMLTKEPPWCDGSNCYECTAKFGVTTRKHHCRHCGRLLCHKCSTKEIPIIKFDLNKPVRVCNICFDVLTLGGVS, from the exons AGGAGGTGGCCAAGCTGGAAAAGCACCTGATGCTTCTCCGCCAGGAGTATGtaaagctgcagaagaaactAGTTGATACAGAGAGGAGATGCAATCTTCTGGCTGCTGAGGCTAACCAAGACAATGCCAGTGACACCTTCATCACTCGACTTCTTGCCATTGTAGCTGAACTCTATCAGCAGGAGCAGTACAG TGATCTGAAGATAAAGGTTGGGGACAAGCACATCAGTGCTCACAAATTTGTCTTGGCGGCACGCAGTGATACTTGGAGTCTTGCCAACCTTGCCTCAACAGAGGAGCTGGATCTGTCAG ATGCTGACCCAGAGGTAACCATGGCAATGCTGCGGTGGATCTACACAGATGAACTTGAGCTAAGAGAAGATGATATCTTCTTGACAGAGCTCATGAAACTAGCTAATAAATTTCAGCTCCAGCTACTTAGGGAAAG ATGTGAAAAAGGAGTTATGTCACTAGTTAATGTCAGGAACTGCATTCGTTTCTATCAGACTGCTGAGGAGCTGAATGCTAGCACTCTTCTGAACTATTGTGCTGAGATAATTGCTAGTCACTGG GATGACTTGCGTAAAGAAGACTTCAGTAGCATGAGTGCTCAGTTATTGTATAAAATGTTCAAGTCAAAGACAGATTATCCTTTGCATAAGGCTATTAAAGTTGAGAGAGAAGATGTAGTCTTTTTGTATCTTATTGAGATGGATTCACAG CTTCCTGGGAAGCTCAATGAATTGGATCACAATGGAGATCTTGCTTTGGATCTAGCCCTTGCCCAAAGACTGGAGAGTATTGCAACCACACTGGTCAACTACAAGGCTGACATAGATAGAGCAGACAAGGGAGGCTGGAGTCTATTACATAAAGCCATCCAAAGAG GAGATAAATTTGCTGCAAACTTTCTCATAAAAAATGGTGCCCGTGTGAATGCTGCTACATTGGGAGACCAGGAGACTCCTCTGCACCTTGTGGCATCATACAACCCCAAGAAGCATTTGCCAGATGTCATGGTAGAGATGGCACAGATAGCAGAGTCCCTCTTACAGGCAGGAGCCAATCCAAATATGCAAGACAACAAAGGAAG GACCCCATTACATGTGTCAATTGTGGTCAGGAATGAACCTGTATTCAGTCAGCTTCTCCAGTGCAAACA ACTAGACTTGGAGCTGAAGGATCATGAAGGAAGCACAGCTCTGTGGCTTGCAGTTCAGTATATCACTGTATCGTCTGATCAGTCTGTAAACCCTTTTGAGGATGCCCCTGTTGTAAATGGAACCTCATTTGATGAGAACAGTTTTGCAGCAAGGTTGATCCAACGAGGCAGCAATACAGATGCTCCAGACACATTAACAG gaaactgCTTGCTTCAGAGGGCAGCTGGTGCAGGAAATGAGGCAGCTTCTCTCTTCCTAGCAACTCATGGAGCAAAAGTCAACCACCAAAACAAATGG GGAGAAACACCACTGCATACAGCCTGTAGGCATGGCCTAGCAAACCTGACAGCAGAACTTCTGCAACAAGGAGCCAATCCAAACATCCAGACAGCAGAAGCAGTGCTTGGTCAGAAGGATGCATCTTCTCCAACAGCAGAGAATGTTTATCTGCAAACTCCCCTTCACATGGCTATTGCTTACAATCACCCAGATGTGGTGTCAGTCATCCTGGAACAAAAAG CTAATGCTCTTCATGCTACCAACAACTTGCAAATTATTCCTGACTTTAGTCTAAAGGACTCGAGAGACCAGACTGTGCTGGGATTGGCTCTTTGGACAG GCATGCACACAATAGCAGCTCAGCTGCTTGGATCTGGGGCATCCATCAATGACACAATGTCAGACGGACAGACTCTGTTACATATGGCAATACAGAGACAAGACAGTAAGAGTGCACTCTTTTTGCTGGAACATCAGGCAGATATAAATGTCAG AACACAGGATGGAGAGACTGCCTTACAGCTAGCTATAAAAAACCAGCTCCCTCTTGTGGTTGATGCTATTTGTACCAGAGGAGCAGACATGTCTGTGCCAGATGAGAAAGGAAATCCTCCTTTATGGCTTGCCTTAGAAAGTAACCTGGAAGATATTGCATCAACTCTG GTTAGGCATGGCTGTGATTCAACCTGTTGGGGGTCAGGACCAAGTGGCTGCTTACAAACTCTTCTTCATAGAGCTATTGATGAAAACAGTGAACAAATAGCATGCTTTCTTATTCGCAG TGGTTGTGATGTGAATAGTCCCAGAAAGCCAGGCCCGaatggagaaggagaagaggaagctcATGATGGACAGACACCCCTACACTTGGCAGCCTGCTGGGGACTAGAAGAGGTGATCCAGTGCCTTTTGGAGTTTGGTGCCAATGTCAATGCTCAG GATGCAGAAGGAAGAACTCCAATCCATGTTGCCATTAGCAACCAACATAATGTTATCATTCAGCTTATGATTTCACATCCAGATATTAAGCTAAATGTACGTGACAGGCAAGGAATGACTCCCTTTGCATGTGCTATgacatataaaaataacaaagcgGCTGAAGCAATTCTGAAGAGGGAACCAGGAGCTGCTGAACAG GTTGATAATAAGGGTCGGAATTTCCTACATGTAGCTGTTCAGAACTCTGACATTGAGAGTGTGCTGTTCCTGATAAGTGTACAGGCTAATGTAAACTCTCGGGTCCAGGATGCCTCCAAACTAACACCTCTCCATCTGGCTGTACAAGCTGGCTCAGAGATCATTGTGCGTAATCTG CTGCTTGCAGGTGCCCAGGTGAATGAACTGACTAAGCATCGTCAGACTGCTCTTCACTTAGCAGCCCAGCAAGATTTGCCCACGATTTGCTCAGTCCTTCTGGAGAATGGAGTAGACTTTGCAGCTGtagatgaaaatggaaataatg CTCTTCATCTGGCAGTGATGCATGGCCGTCTAAACAATATCCGGGTCCTTCTCACAGAGTGCAATGTAGATGCAGAAGCGTTTAATATTAG AGGCCAGTCACCAATGCATATTTTGGGACAATATGGGAAAGATAACGCAGCAGCGATCTGTGACCTTTTCTTGGAGTGTATGCCAGAGTACCCTCTAGACAAACCTGATGCTGAAGGAAACACAG tgctcCTGTTGGCTTACATGAAGGGAAATGCTAACTTGTGTCGTGCAATAGTGAGAGCTGGGGCTCGTCTTGGAGTTAACAATAATCAAGGAGTCAACATCTTCAACTACCAAGTTGCTACAAAACAGCTTCTCTTTAGACTGCTAG ATATGCTGACAAAAGAACCTCCCTGGTGTGATGGCTCCAACTGCTATGAGTGCACTGCCAAATTTGGAGTCACGACAAGGAAGCATCACTG CCGACACTGTGGACGCCTGCTTTGCCATAAGTGCTCAACAAAGGAGATTCCTATCATAAAATTTGATTTGAACAAGCCAGTTCGAGTTTGCAACATCTGCTTTGATGTCCTGACTCTGGGAGGAGTCTCCTAG
- the ANKFY1 gene encoding rabankyrin-5 isoform X2 has translation MAMLRWIYTDELELREDDIFLTELMKLANKFQLQLLRERCEKGVMSLVNVRNCIRFYQTAEELNASTLLNYCAEIIASHWDDLRKEDFSSMSAQLLYKMFKSKTDYPLHKAIKVEREDVVFLYLIEMDSQLPGKLNELDHNGDLALDLALAQRLESIATTLVNYKADIDRADKGGWSLLHKAIQRGDKFAANFLIKNGARVNAATLGDQETPLHLVASYNPKKHLPDVMVEMAQIAESLLQAGANPNMQDNKGRTPLHVSIVVRNEPVFSQLLQCKQLDLELKDHEGSTALWLAVQYITVSSDQSVNPFEDAPVVNGTSFDENSFAARLIQRGSNTDAPDTLTGNCLLQRAAGAGNEAASLFLATHGAKVNHQNKWGETPLHTACRHGLANLTAELLQQGANPNIQTAEAVLGQKDASSPTAENVYLQTPLHMAIAYNHPDVVSVILEQKANALHATNNLQIIPDFSLKDSRDQTVLGLALWTGMHTIAAQLLGSGASINDTMSDGQTLLHMAIQRQDSKSALFLLEHQADINVRTQDGETALQLAIKNQLPLVVDAICTRGADMSVPDEKGNPPLWLALESNLEDIASTLVRHGCDSTCWGSGPSGCLQTLLHRAIDENSEQIACFLIRSGCDVNSPRKPGPNGEGEEEAHDGQTPLHLAACWGLEEVIQCLLEFGANVNAQDAEGRTPIHVAISNQHNVIIQLMISHPDIKLNVRDRQGMTPFACAMTYKNNKAAEAILKREPGAAEQVDNKGRNFLHVAVQNSDIESVLFLISVQANVNSRVQDASKLTPLHLAVQAGSEIIVRNLLLAGAQVNELTKHRQTALHLAAQQDLPTICSVLLENGVDFAAVDENGNNALHLAVMHGRLNNIRVLLTECNVDAEAFNIRGQSPMHILGQYGKDNAAAICDLFLECMPEYPLDKPDAEGNTVLLLAYMKGNANLCRAIVRAGARLGVNNNQGVNIFNYQVATKQLLFRLLDMLTKEPPWCDGSNCYECTAKFGVTTRKHHCRHCGRLLCHKCSTKEIPIIKFDLNKPVRVCNICFDVLTLGGVS, from the exons ATGGCAATGCTGCGGTGGATCTACACAGATGAACTTGAGCTAAGAGAAGATGATATCTTCTTGACAGAGCTCATGAAACTAGCTAATAAATTTCAGCTCCAGCTACTTAGGGAAAG ATGTGAAAAAGGAGTTATGTCACTAGTTAATGTCAGGAACTGCATTCGTTTCTATCAGACTGCTGAGGAGCTGAATGCTAGCACTCTTCTGAACTATTGTGCTGAGATAATTGCTAGTCACTGG GATGACTTGCGTAAAGAAGACTTCAGTAGCATGAGTGCTCAGTTATTGTATAAAATGTTCAAGTCAAAGACAGATTATCCTTTGCATAAGGCTATTAAAGTTGAGAGAGAAGATGTAGTCTTTTTGTATCTTATTGAGATGGATTCACAG CTTCCTGGGAAGCTCAATGAATTGGATCACAATGGAGATCTTGCTTTGGATCTAGCCCTTGCCCAAAGACTGGAGAGTATTGCAACCACACTGGTCAACTACAAGGCTGACATAGATAGAGCAGACAAGGGAGGCTGGAGTCTATTACATAAAGCCATCCAAAGAG GAGATAAATTTGCTGCAAACTTTCTCATAAAAAATGGTGCCCGTGTGAATGCTGCTACATTGGGAGACCAGGAGACTCCTCTGCACCTTGTGGCATCATACAACCCCAAGAAGCATTTGCCAGATGTCATGGTAGAGATGGCACAGATAGCAGAGTCCCTCTTACAGGCAGGAGCCAATCCAAATATGCAAGACAACAAAGGAAG GACCCCATTACATGTGTCAATTGTGGTCAGGAATGAACCTGTATTCAGTCAGCTTCTCCAGTGCAAACA ACTAGACTTGGAGCTGAAGGATCATGAAGGAAGCACAGCTCTGTGGCTTGCAGTTCAGTATATCACTGTATCGTCTGATCAGTCTGTAAACCCTTTTGAGGATGCCCCTGTTGTAAATGGAACCTCATTTGATGAGAACAGTTTTGCAGCAAGGTTGATCCAACGAGGCAGCAATACAGATGCTCCAGACACATTAACAG gaaactgCTTGCTTCAGAGGGCAGCTGGTGCAGGAAATGAGGCAGCTTCTCTCTTCCTAGCAACTCATGGAGCAAAAGTCAACCACCAAAACAAATGG GGAGAAACACCACTGCATACAGCCTGTAGGCATGGCCTAGCAAACCTGACAGCAGAACTTCTGCAACAAGGAGCCAATCCAAACATCCAGACAGCAGAAGCAGTGCTTGGTCAGAAGGATGCATCTTCTCCAACAGCAGAGAATGTTTATCTGCAAACTCCCCTTCACATGGCTATTGCTTACAATCACCCAGATGTGGTGTCAGTCATCCTGGAACAAAAAG CTAATGCTCTTCATGCTACCAACAACTTGCAAATTATTCCTGACTTTAGTCTAAAGGACTCGAGAGACCAGACTGTGCTGGGATTGGCTCTTTGGACAG GCATGCACACAATAGCAGCTCAGCTGCTTGGATCTGGGGCATCCATCAATGACACAATGTCAGACGGACAGACTCTGTTACATATGGCAATACAGAGACAAGACAGTAAGAGTGCACTCTTTTTGCTGGAACATCAGGCAGATATAAATGTCAG AACACAGGATGGAGAGACTGCCTTACAGCTAGCTATAAAAAACCAGCTCCCTCTTGTGGTTGATGCTATTTGTACCAGAGGAGCAGACATGTCTGTGCCAGATGAGAAAGGAAATCCTCCTTTATGGCTTGCCTTAGAAAGTAACCTGGAAGATATTGCATCAACTCTG GTTAGGCATGGCTGTGATTCAACCTGTTGGGGGTCAGGACCAAGTGGCTGCTTACAAACTCTTCTTCATAGAGCTATTGATGAAAACAGTGAACAAATAGCATGCTTTCTTATTCGCAG TGGTTGTGATGTGAATAGTCCCAGAAAGCCAGGCCCGaatggagaaggagaagaggaagctcATGATGGACAGACACCCCTACACTTGGCAGCCTGCTGGGGACTAGAAGAGGTGATCCAGTGCCTTTTGGAGTTTGGTGCCAATGTCAATGCTCAG GATGCAGAAGGAAGAACTCCAATCCATGTTGCCATTAGCAACCAACATAATGTTATCATTCAGCTTATGATTTCACATCCAGATATTAAGCTAAATGTACGTGACAGGCAAGGAATGACTCCCTTTGCATGTGCTATgacatataaaaataacaaagcgGCTGAAGCAATTCTGAAGAGGGAACCAGGAGCTGCTGAACAG GTTGATAATAAGGGTCGGAATTTCCTACATGTAGCTGTTCAGAACTCTGACATTGAGAGTGTGCTGTTCCTGATAAGTGTACAGGCTAATGTAAACTCTCGGGTCCAGGATGCCTCCAAACTAACACCTCTCCATCTGGCTGTACAAGCTGGCTCAGAGATCATTGTGCGTAATCTG CTGCTTGCAGGTGCCCAGGTGAATGAACTGACTAAGCATCGTCAGACTGCTCTTCACTTAGCAGCCCAGCAAGATTTGCCCACGATTTGCTCAGTCCTTCTGGAGAATGGAGTAGACTTTGCAGCTGtagatgaaaatggaaataatg CTCTTCATCTGGCAGTGATGCATGGCCGTCTAAACAATATCCGGGTCCTTCTCACAGAGTGCAATGTAGATGCAGAAGCGTTTAATATTAG AGGCCAGTCACCAATGCATATTTTGGGACAATATGGGAAAGATAACGCAGCAGCGATCTGTGACCTTTTCTTGGAGTGTATGCCAGAGTACCCTCTAGACAAACCTGATGCTGAAGGAAACACAG tgctcCTGTTGGCTTACATGAAGGGAAATGCTAACTTGTGTCGTGCAATAGTGAGAGCTGGGGCTCGTCTTGGAGTTAACAATAATCAAGGAGTCAACATCTTCAACTACCAAGTTGCTACAAAACAGCTTCTCTTTAGACTGCTAG ATATGCTGACAAAAGAACCTCCCTGGTGTGATGGCTCCAACTGCTATGAGTGCACTGCCAAATTTGGAGTCACGACAAGGAAGCATCACTG CCGACACTGTGGACGCCTGCTTTGCCATAAGTGCTCAACAAAGGAGATTCCTATCATAAAATTTGATTTGAACAAGCCAGTTCGAGTTTGCAACATCTGCTTTGATGTCCTGACTCTGGGAGGAGTCTCCTAG